From Solidesulfovibrio carbinoliphilus subsp. oakridgensis, the proteins below share one genomic window:
- a CDS encoding phosphotransacetylase family protein — protein MIGLYIGSTQGFSGKNLVTLALGQQFQREGHRVGYMKPVGAVPHKIENQIGDEDAHFMQQALGLSETPSLVTPVVITRDFRMRAFLEDCANLLPGIVDSYKKLSADKDLMLVGGSGSFLYSGKYCGVDGISVAQALGAKVVLVDRYLQEYNYDYLAAAKEALGDDLAGVILNDVPEHFREEAETLITPFLKRRGVDVLGIIPHDPIMFAVRAGDLAHGLGGRMISSGGRTDNLVVNFLIGTMQVENFVTFFKRHKDVAILCGGDRADLQLVALEGGCAALILTGNLYPNDIILAKAEDKGVPVIVVRDDTFTVAKKMELMLTREKLRDKSRIEHGTKLVQQAVNLAALKRNLGL, from the coding sequence ATGATCGGTCTCTATATCGGGTCCACGCAGGGATTCTCGGGTAAAAACCTCGTCACCCTGGCCCTGGGGCAGCAGTTTCAGCGCGAAGGCCACCGGGTCGGCTACATGAAACCCGTCGGCGCCGTGCCCCACAAGATCGAGAACCAGATCGGCGACGAAGACGCCCATTTCATGCAGCAGGCTTTGGGCCTCTCCGAAACCCCGTCCCTGGTCACGCCCGTGGTCATCACCCGGGACTTCCGCATGCGGGCCTTCCTCGAAGACTGCGCCAACCTCCTGCCCGGCATCGTCGACAGCTACAAGAAGCTATCGGCCGACAAGGACCTGATGCTGGTCGGCGGCTCGGGCAGCTTCCTCTACTCCGGCAAGTACTGCGGCGTGGACGGCATCTCCGTGGCCCAGGCCCTCGGGGCCAAGGTCGTCCTCGTCGACCGCTACCTCCAGGAATACAACTACGACTACCTAGCCGCGGCCAAGGAGGCCCTTGGCGACGACTTGGCCGGCGTCATCCTAAACGACGTGCCCGAACACTTCCGCGAGGAAGCCGAAACGCTCATCACCCCGTTTTTGAAGCGCCGCGGCGTGGACGTGCTCGGTATCATTCCCCACGATCCCATCATGTTCGCGGTCCGGGCCGGCGATCTGGCCCACGGCCTCGGCGGCCGGATGATTTCCTCGGGCGGGCGCACCGACAACCTGGTCGTCAACTTCCTGATCGGCACCATGCAGGTGGAAAACTTCGTCACCTTCTTCAAGCGTCACAAGGACGTCGCCATCCTGTGCGGCGGCGACCGGGCGGACCTGCAGCTGGTGGCCCTCGAAGGCGGCTGCGCCGCGCTCATTCTGACCGGCAACCTCTATCCCAACGACATCATCCTGGCCAAGGCCGAGGACAAGGGCGTGCCGGTCATCGTGGTGCGCGACGACACCTTCACCGTGGCCAAGAAAATGGAGCTCATGCTGACCCGGGAAAAACTGCGCGATAAATCGCGCATCGAGCACGGCACCAAGCTCGTGCAGCAGGCCGTCAACTTGGCGGCCCTCAAAAGGAATCTGGGACTCTAA
- a CDS encoding (Fe-S)-binding protein, producing the protein MSEMQELVRLLKQIDDQLVACMRCGMCQAVCPLYAETGLEGHVARGKIALLECLADEVIKDPAGVKERLDACLLCGSCQANCPSGVKALDIFLKARAFLTGYYGLPPVKKAIFRGLLKNPRLFDSVLAIAAKFQGIFTRPVNDMIGSSCSRVFSDLIGGRHFAPLAGTPLHAKVAERDAPRGFSGKKVAFFYGCVVDKMFPRIADAALTVFDHHGVGVYMPHGQACCGIPALSSGDRETFEALVASNMALFGDHDFDVLVTPCATCTSTIKKLWPLMAENLPETTRFKIRELAAKVKDISAFLIQDVGVSALAGASGGDETTVTYHDPCHLKKSLGISAEPRALIATNPRYRLIEMEGADSCCGSGGSFTLQHYDLSKRIGKRKRDNIVATGASVVATSCPACMLQIGDMLSQAGDQLAIRHPVEIYAETLARR; encoded by the coding sequence ATGAGCGAGATGCAAGAGCTCGTACGGCTTCTCAAGCAGATCGACGACCAGTTGGTGGCCTGCATGCGCTGCGGCATGTGCCAGGCCGTGTGTCCGCTGTACGCCGAAACCGGGCTTGAAGGCCACGTGGCCCGGGGCAAGATCGCCCTGCTCGAATGCCTGGCCGACGAGGTCATAAAGGACCCGGCCGGCGTCAAGGAGCGCCTGGACGCCTGCCTCCTGTGCGGCTCGTGCCAGGCCAACTGCCCGAGCGGCGTCAAGGCCCTGGACATTTTCCTCAAGGCCCGCGCCTTCCTGACCGGCTACTACGGCCTGCCCCCGGTCAAGAAGGCCATTTTCCGGGGACTTCTCAAAAATCCTCGGCTCTTTGACTCGGTCCTGGCCATCGCGGCCAAGTTCCAGGGCATCTTCACCCGGCCGGTCAACGACATGATCGGCTCCTCGTGCTCGCGGGTCTTCTCCGACCTGATCGGGGGCCGCCATTTCGCGCCCCTGGCCGGTACGCCGCTGCACGCGAAGGTGGCGGAACGGGACGCGCCCCGGGGCTTTTCCGGCAAGAAGGTGGCCTTTTTCTACGGCTGCGTGGTGGACAAGATGTTCCCGCGCATCGCCGACGCCGCCCTGACGGTCTTCGACCACCACGGCGTCGGGGTCTACATGCCTCACGGCCAGGCCTGCTGCGGCATCCCGGCCCTGTCCTCCGGCGACCGGGAGACCTTCGAGGCATTGGTGGCCAGCAACATGGCCCTTTTCGGCGACCATGACTTCGACGTGCTGGTGACGCCCTGCGCCACCTGCACCTCGACCATCAAGAAGCTGTGGCCGCTTATGGCCGAGAACCTGCCCGAGACCACCCGGTTCAAGATCCGGGAGCTGGCCGCCAAGGTGAAGGACATAAGCGCCTTTCTGATCCAGGACGTGGGTGTCTCCGCCCTCGCCGGCGCCTCCGGCGGCGACGAGACCACGGTCACCTACCACGATCCCTGCCACCTCAAGAAATCCCTGGGCATATCCGCCGAGCCCAGGGCCCTTATCGCGACCAACCCGCGCTACCGGCTCATCGAGATGGAGGGCGCGGATTCGTGCTGCGGTTCCGGCGGCAGCTTCACCTTGCAGCATTACGACCTTTCCAAGCGGATCGGCAAACGCAAGCGGGACAATATCGTGGCCACGGGTGCCTCCGTGGTGGCCACGAGCTGCCCGGCCTGCATGCTGCAGATAGGCGACATGCTGTCCCAGGCCGGTGACCAGCTGGCCATCCGGCATCCGGTGGAGATCTACGCGGAGACCCTGGCCAGGCGTTAG
- a CDS encoding L-lactate permease, translated as MTWVQQYQPLGSVGLSALVAGIPLYMLFYMLAVKRMAGHKAAFAATLAAVILAIVAWGMPVGLAVDATLYGAAFGIFPIVWIVITAIWVYNMTVESGEFNIIKNSLAQITDDRRLQAIFIAFAFGSFIEGTAGFGTPVAITAAMLVGLGFNPLYAAGICLIANTAPVAFGAIGIPIVVAAKVTDLDMMKISAICGRQLPFLSIIVPLWISVTMCGFKRTMEILPAVIIAGVCFAGSQFLVSNFVGPYLPDIISAIVTIIGLGLFLKVWKPKQTWHFPDEAPASQRAVASEFSGGEIFRAWLPYIILAIMVFFWGIDSFKAILDKIFFMKFEWPGLHNLVMKSAPVVATDTPYPAVFNLNLLSTPGTAILFAGLISILFMPGYGFGKGFACLIRTIKQLRWPIATIAMILGLAYIMNYSGMSSSMGLAFAATGALFPFFSPILGWLGVFLTGSDTSSNALFGSLQKTTAQQIGVDPHLTVAANSSGGVTGKMISPQSISVATAASNMVGKEGDIFRFTLPHSLAMLGFVAVLTLLQAYALKWMLP; from the coding sequence ATGACGTGGGTCCAACAGTACCAACCGCTTGGCAGCGTGGGTCTGTCCGCGCTGGTGGCAGGCATTCCGCTGTACATGCTTTTCTACATGCTGGCCGTCAAACGCATGGCCGGCCACAAGGCGGCGTTCGCGGCCACGCTCGCGGCCGTCATCCTGGCCATCGTGGCCTGGGGCATGCCTGTGGGGCTTGCTGTTGACGCCACCCTCTACGGCGCCGCCTTCGGCATCTTCCCCATTGTCTGGATCGTCATCACGGCCATCTGGGTCTACAACATGACCGTCGAGTCCGGCGAGTTCAACATCATCAAGAACTCCCTGGCCCAGATCACCGACGACCGTCGGCTCCAGGCCATCTTCATCGCCTTCGCCTTCGGCTCGTTCATCGAGGGCACGGCCGGCTTTGGCACCCCGGTCGCCATCACCGCGGCCATGCTGGTCGGCCTCGGGTTCAACCCGCTCTACGCCGCCGGTATCTGCCTGATCGCCAACACCGCCCCGGTGGCCTTCGGCGCCATCGGCATCCCCATCGTGGTCGCGGCCAAGGTCACCGACCTCGACATGATGAAGATCAGCGCCATCTGCGGCCGCCAGTTGCCGTTTTTGTCGATCATTGTTCCGCTTTGGATCTCGGTCACCATGTGCGGCTTCAAGCGCACCATGGAAATCCTGCCGGCCGTCATCATTGCCGGCGTCTGCTTCGCCGGTTCCCAGTTCCTGGTTTCCAACTTCGTCGGCCCCTACCTGCCCGACATCATCTCGGCCATCGTCACCATTATTGGCCTCGGCCTGTTCCTCAAGGTCTGGAAACCCAAGCAGACCTGGCACTTCCCGGACGAGGCGCCGGCCTCCCAGCGCGCTGTGGCCTCGGAATTCTCCGGTGGCGAGATCTTCCGCGCCTGGCTTCCCTACATCATCCTGGCCATCATGGTCTTTTTCTGGGGCATCGATTCCTTCAAGGCCATCCTGGACAAGATCTTCTTCATGAAGTTCGAATGGCCGGGCCTGCATAACCTGGTCATGAAGTCCGCCCCCGTCGTGGCCACGGATACCCCGTATCCGGCCGTTTTCAACCTCAACCTGCTGTCCACTCCGGGCACGGCCATCCTGTTTGCCGGTCTGATCTCCATCCTCTTCATGCCTGGCTACGGCTTCGGCAAGGGCTTTGCCTGCCTGATTCGCACCATCAAGCAGCTGCGCTGGCCCATCGCCACCATCGCCATGATCCTGGGCCTGGCCTACATCATGAACTACTCGGGCATGAGCTCGTCCATGGGTCTGGCCTTTGCCGCCACGGGTGCGCTGTTCCCGTTCTTCTCGCCGATCCTTGGCTGGCTGGGCGTGTTCCTGACCGGTTCGGACACCTCGTCCAACGCCCTGTTCGGTTCGCTCCAGAAGACCACGGCCCAGCAGATCGGCGTCGATCCGCACCTGACCGTGGCCGCCAACTCCTCGGGCGGCGTTACCGGCAAGATGATCTCGCCCCAGTCCATCTCCGTGGCCACCGCGGCCTCGAACATGGTTGGCAAGGAAGGCGACATCTTCCGCTTCACCCTGCCCCACTCCCTGGCCATGCTCGGCTTCGTCGCCGTGCTGACCCTGCTCCAGGCCTACGCCCTGAAGTGGATGCTTCCCTAA
- a CDS encoding FAD-binding oxidoreductase, giving the protein MDNHLSQKFEEIVGKDNVLASEVDRHAYSYDAAVLPPKLPALAVRPETPEALGRVVKTCNELGLPLTVRGSGTNLSGGTIPSVGGVVALTGALNKIIEINEADMYAVVQTGVVTAKFAAEVAKRGLFYPPDPGSQAVSTIGGNVAENAGGLRGLKYGVTKDYVMGMSLYDVDGELVKTGSRTVKCVTGMNLHGLMVGSEGTLGVFNEIILKLVPPPKASKAMMAIFDDLGKASETVAAIIAAKIVPATLEYMDDFTIKTVEDFAHAGLPTDAKALLLIEVDGHPAQVEDEAAEVEAICRRVGATRIQVAKDAAERNKVWEARRAALSALARVRPTTVLEDATVPRSRIPAMVGALEKIAAKYRLTIGTFGHAGDGNLHPTILTDKRDHEEFKRVEAAIDEIFDVALSLGGTLSGEHGIGTAKSKYMIKEVGKGSILYAQKLKKALDPKGILNPGKITGE; this is encoded by the coding sequence ATGGATAACCACCTGTCCCAGAAGTTCGAGGAAATCGTCGGCAAGGACAACGTCCTGGCCAGCGAGGTGGACCGACACGCCTATTCCTACGATGCGGCGGTCCTGCCGCCCAAACTCCCGGCCCTGGCCGTTCGCCCCGAGACGCCCGAAGCCCTGGGACGGGTGGTGAAAACCTGCAACGAGCTGGGTCTGCCGCTGACCGTACGCGGCTCCGGCACGAACCTCTCCGGCGGCACCATCCCCTCCGTGGGGGGGGTGGTCGCTCTGACCGGAGCCCTCAACAAGATCATCGAGATCAACGAAGCCGACATGTACGCCGTGGTCCAGACCGGCGTGGTAACGGCAAAATTCGCGGCCGAAGTGGCCAAGCGCGGCCTTTTCTACCCGCCCGATCCGGGCAGCCAGGCCGTGTCCACCATCGGCGGCAACGTGGCGGAAAACGCCGGCGGCCTGCGCGGCCTGAAATACGGGGTCACCAAGGACTACGTCATGGGCATGAGCCTTTATGACGTGGACGGCGAGCTGGTCAAAACCGGGTCGCGCACCGTCAAGTGCGTCACCGGCATGAACCTGCACGGCCTCATGGTCGGCTCCGAAGGCACCCTTGGCGTCTTCAACGAGATCATCCTGAAGCTCGTGCCCCCGCCCAAGGCCAGCAAGGCCATGATGGCCATCTTCGACGACCTGGGCAAAGCCTCCGAGACCGTGGCCGCCATCATCGCGGCCAAAATCGTGCCCGCCACCCTCGAATACATGGACGACTTCACCATCAAGACCGTGGAGGACTTCGCCCACGCCGGACTGCCGACCGACGCCAAGGCCCTGCTCTTGATCGAAGTGGACGGCCATCCGGCCCAGGTCGAGGACGAGGCGGCCGAGGTCGAGGCCATATGCCGCCGCGTCGGCGCCACCCGCATCCAGGTGGCCAAGGACGCGGCCGAGCGCAACAAGGTCTGGGAGGCCCGCCGGGCCGCCCTGTCCGCCCTGGCCCGGGTCCGCCCGACCACGGTACTCGAGGACGCGACCGTCCCCCGTTCCCGGATCCCGGCCATGGTCGGGGCCCTGGAAAAGATCGCGGCCAAGTACCGGCTCACCATCGGCACCTTCGGCCATGCCGGCGACGGCAACCTGCACCCGACCATCCTCACGGACAAACGGGATCATGAGGAATTCAAGCGGGTCGAGGCGGCCATCGACGAGATCTTCGACGTGGCCCTGTCCCTTGGCGGTACGCTGTCCGGCGAGCACGGCATCGGCACGGCCAAGTCCAAGTACATGATCAAGGAAGTCGGCAAGGGTTCCATCCTCTACGCCCAAAAGCTTAAAAAGGCCCTGGATCCCAAGGGTATTCTCAATCCCGGCAAGATCACGGGGGAATGA
- the ldhH gene encoding L-lactate dehydrogenase (quinone) large subunit LdhH, producing the protein MQDACTLKEYRKQLREALENDFQRQALDKFAVAYRTSRANAFAGIDAPELIAEIAAAKDEAVDHLQELFEEFKRHAEAAGTTVHLAATAREANEIIARIAKENGVKTIVKSKSMTAEETHLNHHLEAEGLEVTETDLGEWIIQLRQEGPSHMVMPAIHLSRYQVADLFTEVTHKQQDVDIQKLVKVARRELRPKFCQADMGISGANFAIAATGTIGIITNEGNGRLTTTLPRVHVALAGIDKLAPTLHDALRIIKCLPKNATGQAITSYVTWITGAVPTAVGPGSKKVHHVVFLDNGRLAMARDPEFKQVLRCIRCGACANVCPIYRVVGGHKYGHVYIGAIGLVATYFFHGREKARNLVQNCLNCGACKAVCAAGIDLPTLIKEVHARIQDEEGHPLYSSATGALLKNRTLFHAMLKSARLVQKPLTGGTPYLRHLPMFLFKDQDFRALPAIADEAFRDRWEKIRPRVENADLKVALFSGCVQDFVYPEQMEAAVAVIASKKGVSMEYPMGQSCCGLPLMMMGEKKAGRELAAHNMNAIDAQGFDYIVTLCASCASYLKHGYKRLFKDDPAMAFKAAQFAHRVMDFSSFVRDILGLTEESFAGPSKQVTYHAPCHLCRGLGVTEAPRALLRDAGMEYLPAEEEDVCCGFGGTFSVKFPELSKELLQKKINNLKATGATAMATDCPGCIMQIRGGFERDGTSFEVRHVAEYLAERLKRK; encoded by the coding sequence ATGCAAGACGCCTGCACCCTCAAGGAATACCGCAAGCAGCTGCGCGAGGCCCTGGAAAACGACTTTCAGCGCCAGGCCCTGGACAAGTTCGCCGTGGCCTACCGCACTTCCCGGGCCAATGCCTTTGCCGGCATCGACGCTCCGGAGCTGATCGCCGAAATCGCTGCGGCCAAGGACGAGGCCGTGGACCATCTCCAGGAACTCTTCGAGGAGTTCAAGCGACACGCCGAAGCCGCCGGCACCACGGTCCATCTCGCGGCCACGGCCCGCGAGGCCAACGAGATCATCGCCCGGATCGCCAAGGAAAACGGCGTCAAGACCATCGTCAAATCCAAGTCCATGACCGCCGAGGAGACCCACCTCAACCACCACCTCGAGGCCGAGGGCCTGGAAGTGACGGAAACGGACCTCGGCGAATGGATCATTCAGCTGCGCCAGGAAGGCCCGTCCCACATGGTCATGCCGGCCATCCACCTCTCCCGCTACCAGGTGGCCGACCTGTTTACCGAGGTCACCCACAAGCAGCAGGACGTGGACATCCAGAAGCTGGTCAAGGTGGCCCGCCGGGAACTGCGCCCCAAATTCTGCCAGGCCGACATGGGCATCTCCGGCGCCAACTTCGCCATTGCCGCCACCGGCACCATCGGCATCATCACCAACGAGGGCAACGGCCGGCTGACCACCACCCTGCCCCGGGTCCACGTGGCCCTGGCCGGCATCGACAAGCTCGCGCCCACACTCCACGACGCCCTTCGCATCATCAAATGCCTGCCCAAAAACGCCACCGGCCAGGCCATCACCTCCTACGTCACCTGGATCACGGGCGCGGTGCCCACGGCCGTCGGCCCTGGGAGCAAGAAGGTCCACCACGTGGTCTTCCTGGACAACGGCCGCCTGGCCATGGCCAGGGATCCGGAATTCAAGCAGGTGCTGCGCTGCATCCGGTGCGGGGCCTGCGCCAACGTCTGCCCCATCTACCGGGTGGTCGGCGGCCACAAGTACGGCCACGTCTACATCGGGGCCATCGGGCTGGTTGCCACCTACTTCTTCCACGGTCGGGAAAAGGCCAGAAACCTGGTCCAGAACTGCCTCAACTGCGGGGCCTGCAAGGCTGTCTGCGCCGCCGGCATCGACCTGCCGACGCTCATCAAGGAAGTGCACGCCCGCATTCAGGACGAGGAAGGCCATCCGCTCTATTCCTCGGCCACGGGGGCGCTCCTTAAAAACCGCACGCTCTTTCACGCCATGCTCAAGTCCGCGCGTCTGGTGCAAAAGCCCCTCACCGGTGGCACGCCCTATCTGCGCCATCTGCCCATGTTCCTGTTCAAGGACCAGGACTTCCGGGCCCTGCCGGCCATCGCCGACGAGGCCTTCCGGGACCGGTGGGAGAAGATCAGGCCCCGGGTCGAGAACGCCGACCTCAAGGTGGCCCTTTTCTCGGGCTGCGTGCAGGACTTTGTCTATCCCGAGCAGATGGAGGCCGCCGTGGCGGTCATTGCCAGCAAGAAAGGCGTGTCCATGGAGTATCCCATGGGCCAGTCCTGCTGCGGCCTGCCGCTCATGATGATGGGCGAAAAAAAGGCCGGCCGGGAACTGGCCGCCCACAACATGAACGCCATCGACGCCCAGGGCTTCGACTACATCGTCACCCTGTGCGCCTCGTGCGCCTCGTACCTCAAGCACGGCTACAAGCGCCTTTTCAAGGACGACCCGGCCATGGCCTTCAAGGCGGCCCAGTTCGCCCACCGTGTCATGGACTTCAGTTCCTTCGTCCGGGACATCCTCGGCCTGACGGAAGAGTCCTTTGCCGGCCCGTCCAAACAGGTCACCTACCACGCGCCCTGCCACCTGTGCCGGGGACTTGGCGTGACCGAGGCCCCGAGGGCGCTTTTGCGGGACGCGGGCATGGAATACCTGCCGGCCGAGGAAGAGGACGTGTGCTGCGGCTTTGGCGGCACCTTCTCGGTCAAGTTCCCGGAACTGTCCAAGGAACTGCTCCAGAAAAAGATCAACAACCTGAAGGCCACCGGCGCCACGGCCATGGCCACCGACTGTCCGGGCTGCATCATGCAGATCCGGGGCGGCTTCGAACGCGACGGCACCTCCTTCGAGGTCCGTCACGTGGCCGAATATCTGGCCGAGCGCCTGAAGCGCAAATAG
- a CDS encoding LutC/YkgG family protein, which yields MSTPNPLVDRLKEKAGLVSADVRSVASMEEALAYVADVCANKDACQILVSGCAEPLSQTAATLCETKQQKIICAPAMPADAVAKLRSLCDERGIAVITDGMRDRLGGIDIALTMADAGIAETGTIVLRSANEEVRLATMIAETHIAILPASVIVADSYDLEPRLVEWMQQPDYTAFITGPSRTADIERVLALGVHGPLELHILVLEDN from the coding sequence ATGTCGACTCCAAATCCCCTGGTCGACCGTCTGAAGGAGAAAGCCGGCCTTGTGTCGGCTGATGTCCGTTCCGTGGCCTCCATGGAAGAGGCGCTGGCCTATGTGGCCGACGTCTGCGCCAACAAGGACGCCTGCCAGATCCTCGTCTCCGGGTGCGCGGAGCCGCTGTCCCAAACGGCCGCCACCCTGTGCGAGACCAAGCAGCAAAAAATCATCTGCGCCCCGGCCATGCCCGCCGACGCAGTGGCGAAGCTCCGGAGCCTTTGCGACGAGCGCGGCATCGCCGTCATCACGGACGGCATGCGCGACCGCCTCGGCGGCATCGACATCGCGCTCACCATGGCCGATGCCGGCATCGCCGAAACCGGCACCATCGTCCTTCGTTCCGCCAACGAGGAGGTCCGGCTGGCCACCATGATCGCCGAGACCCACATCGCCATCCTGCCGGCTTCGGTCATCGTGGCCGATTCCTATGATCTCGAGCCGAGGCTCGTCGAGTGGATGCAGCAACCGGACTACACGGCGTTCATCACCGGCCCGAGCCGCACCGCCGACATCGAACGCGTGCTGGCCCTTGGCGTGCACGGCCCGCTCGAACTGCATATCCTCGTGTTGGAGGACAACTAG
- a CDS encoding acetate--CoA ligase family protein, producing MSLKDNIQALFAPKTVAVIGASAAPGKVGHTVVANMQDAGYTGTLIPVNPKADEILGLPVTKRIEDLPEGLDLAVIVVPVGAVVPSVEALIARKVRSVIIITAGFKEVGKEGYVLEQKLIELCTANDVAMVGPNCLGLISTQNHNNASFAAGYPKEGSIAFFSQSGALCTAILDWALGENVGFSKFISLGNKAVINEANMLEFLRTDPDTKVILGYIENVEHGAAFIEEAAKITREKPVIMIKSGTTTAGAKAASSHTGAIAGSDAAYSAAFRKTGVIRAEDMATLFDLAQAFSTQPLPEGPGLCVVTNSGGPGILAADATEKSQLINMARLSNATIDRLKEFLPPYASLYNPIDLIGDAPAERYRKTLEVVVDDPQVHSILVLLTPTASAEIMETAQAIIDVAKTTKKPIFVNYMGGMRTRPGQQMLNDAGIPCSIYPEPLIASIETMYKYYLWRQTPAQEYPTIKRNRQKARLVINEARAKGATEVVEFQAQEVLRAYNLPTPNTVLARSSDEAVAGADKIGYPVVLKIASPQISHKSDVGGVKVNLPDAEAVRNAFFDITARAQRLRPEAYIAGCLVQEMAPKGCKEIIIGFKRDDQFGPLLMFGLGGIYVEILKDIAFRLAPLGRDDAKAIIREIKSYMLLKGVRGEPPINFQAIEDILLTMSELSLDFPEIQEAEFNPVLVNAEKAVVADVRITLSA from the coding sequence ATGAGTTTGAAAGACAATATCCAAGCGCTGTTTGCGCCCAAAACCGTAGCCGTCATCGGCGCTTCGGCAGCGCCGGGCAAGGTCGGCCATACGGTGGTCGCCAACATGCAGGATGCGGGGTATACGGGCACGCTTATTCCCGTCAATCCCAAGGCCGACGAAATCCTGGGTCTGCCCGTGACCAAGCGCATCGAGGACCTGCCCGAAGGCCTCGATCTGGCCGTCATCGTTGTCCCGGTCGGCGCGGTGGTGCCGTCCGTGGAGGCGCTGATCGCCAGGAAAGTCAGGTCCGTGATCATCATCACGGCCGGCTTCAAGGAAGTGGGCAAGGAAGGCTACGTCCTGGAGCAAAAGCTTATCGAGCTTTGCACGGCCAACGACGTGGCCATGGTCGGCCCCAACTGCCTGGGTCTTATCAGCACCCAGAACCACAACAACGCCTCCTTCGCCGCCGGCTACCCCAAGGAAGGCTCCATCGCCTTTTTCTCCCAGTCAGGCGCCCTTTGCACCGCCATCCTCGACTGGGCCCTGGGTGAGAACGTGGGCTTTTCGAAGTTCATCTCTCTCGGCAACAAGGCCGTCATCAACGAAGCCAACATGCTGGAGTTTCTCCGCACCGACCCCGACACCAAGGTCATCCTCGGGTACATAGAAAACGTCGAACACGGCGCGGCCTTCATCGAGGAGGCCGCCAAAATTACCCGTGAAAAGCCGGTCATCATGATCAAGTCCGGCACGACCACGGCCGGGGCCAAGGCCGCTTCCTCCCACACCGGCGCCATCGCCGGCTCGGATGCCGCCTACTCCGCCGCCTTCCGCAAGACCGGCGTCATCCGGGCCGAAGACATGGCCACGCTCTTCGACCTGGCCCAGGCCTTCTCCACCCAGCCCCTGCCCGAGGGACCCGGCCTGTGCGTGGTCACCAACTCCGGCGGCCCCGGCATCCTGGCCGCCGACGCCACGGAAAAATCCCAGTTGATCAATATGGCGCGCTTAAGCAACGCCACCATCGACCGCCTGAAGGAATTCCTGCCCCCCTACGCCTCGCTTTACAACCCCATCGACCTGATCGGCGACGCTCCGGCCGAGCGCTACAGGAAGACCCTCGAAGTGGTGGTCGACGATCCCCAGGTCCACTCCATCCTGGTGCTCCTGACCCCGACCGCCTCGGCCGAGATCATGGAAACGGCGCAAGCCATCATCGACGTGGCCAAGACCACCAAAAAGCCCATCTTCGTCAACTACATGGGCGGCATGCGCACCCGTCCCGGCCAACAGATGCTCAACGACGCCGGCATCCCCTGCTCCATCTATCCCGAGCCGCTGATTGCCAGCATCGAAACCATGTACAAGTACTACCTGTGGCGCCAGACCCCGGCCCAGGAGTACCCGACCATCAAGCGCAACCGCCAGAAGGCCAGGCTCGTCATCAACGAGGCCCGGGCCAAGGGCGCGACCGAAGTGGTCGAATTCCAGGCCCAGGAAGTGCTGCGCGCCTACAACCTGCCGACGCCCAACACGGTGCTCGCCCGATCGTCGGACGAGGCCGTGGCCGGAGCCGACAAGATCGGCTATCCGGTGGTCTTAAAGATCGCCTCCCCCCAGATCTCGCACAAATCCGACGTCGGCGGCGTCAAGGTGAACCTGCCCGACGCCGAGGCTGTCCGGAACGCGTTTTTCGACATCACGGCCCGGGCCCAGCGCCTGCGTCCCGAAGCCTACATCGCCGGCTGTCTGGTCCAGGAAATGGCCCCCAAGGGGTGCAAGGAAATCATCATCGGCTTCAAGCGCGACGACCAGTTCGGTCCGCTTCTGATGTTCGGCCTCGGCGGCATCTACGTGGAGATCCTAAAAGACATCGCCTTCCGTCTGGCCCCGCTCGGCCGTGACGACGCCAAGGCCATCATCCGCGAGATCAAGTCCTACATGCTGCTCAAAGGGGTGCGCGGCGAGCCGCCGATCAACTTCCAGGCCATCGAGGACATCCTGCTCACGATGTCCGAACTCTCCCTGGACTTCCCGGAGATCCAGGAGGCAGAGTTCAATCCGGTGCTGGTCAATGCCGAAAAGGCCGTGGTGGCCGACGTGCGCATCACCCTTTCCGCCTAA